The Shewanella japonica genome has a window encoding:
- the tsaE gene encoding tRNA (adenosine(37)-N6)-threonylcarbamoyltransferase complex ATPase subunit type 1 TsaE: protein MTSIKKNLPDEQATIELGYELSLWVSAPLVIYLTGDLGAGKTTLSRGLIQSLGHKGNVKSPTYTLVEPYELKGMDIFHFDLYRLLDPEELEFMGIRDYFTEKSLSLIEWPDRGHGLLPDADISIHLGYQGEQRQVELNGLTPAGQQVVAKLK, encoded by the coding sequence ATGACTTCGATAAAAAAAAATCTCCCAGATGAACAAGCAACAATTGAACTAGGTTATGAGTTATCACTGTGGGTGAGTGCACCACTGGTTATCTATTTAACTGGAGATTTAGGCGCGGGTAAAACGACCTTAAGCCGTGGTTTGATTCAAAGCTTGGGGCACAAGGGCAATGTTAAAAGCCCTACTTATACACTTGTTGAACCGTATGAGTTAAAAGGGATGGATATTTTTCATTTTGACTTGTATCGATTGCTTGACCCTGAAGAATTAGAGTTCATGGGGATTCGAGATTACTTTACAGAAAAAAGCCTGAGTCTTATTGAGTGGCCAGATAGAGGCCATGGTTTGTTACCTGATGCAGATATTAGTATTCATTTGGGTTATCAAGGTGAACAGAGACAGGTTGAGTTAAACGGGTTGACACCTGCTGGGCAGCAAGTTGTCGCTAAATTAAAATAA
- a CDS encoding N-acetylmuramoyl-L-alanine amidase: MTRFFSFVLLFGFSLIVEAANKLDSIRVWDAPDSTRVVLDLSQAPDYSYFSLSNPQRLVIDLKQASTKVKFDDIAKNSKLINKVRLSKPPKAGTLRLVLELASPVKANLFSLTPTAPYGNRLVVDLDNSANKPAAKKQVVQTSKRSKDVIVAIDAGHGGEDPGSIGPKGTYEKKVVLAISKRLARKINETPGMKAVMTRSGDYFVNLNQRSELARNSRADLLLSIHADAFTSPQPKGASVWVLSKRRANTEIGRVFEDKEKHSELLGGVGDIIQNTDSEQYLVMTLIDMSMDHSMAESHSIATDILAGLGKVTKLHKNKPESASFAVLKSTDIPSILIETGFISNPKEERLLLDGNHQQKLANAIHKGVVNYFEANPPSGTMFAKQSNVKHTVRSGESLSVIAQRYKVSVASIKKSNNLKSDVLRIGQKLVIPRA; encoded by the coding sequence ATGACGCGATTTTTTAGTTTTGTATTGCTATTTGGCTTCTCGTTAATTGTAGAAGCAGCGAATAAATTAGATAGTATTAGAGTGTGGGATGCACCAGACTCTACTCGAGTGGTATTGGATTTATCCCAAGCACCTGATTACAGTTATTTTTCATTGTCTAATCCTCAGCGCTTAGTAATTGATTTAAAGCAAGCCTCTACCAAGGTTAAGTTTGATGATATTGCTAAAAACAGCAAATTGATTAATAAAGTCCGTTTAAGTAAGCCTCCTAAAGCTGGTACATTACGCTTAGTCCTCGAATTGGCATCTCCTGTTAAAGCTAATTTGTTTTCGCTGACGCCAACTGCGCCATATGGAAATCGCTTGGTTGTTGATCTCGATAACTCAGCCAATAAACCCGCTGCTAAAAAACAGGTAGTTCAAACCAGTAAGCGTTCAAAAGATGTGATTGTCGCAATTGATGCGGGTCACGGTGGTGAAGACCCTGGCTCAATAGGCCCTAAAGGGACTTATGAGAAAAAGGTCGTTTTAGCCATTTCTAAACGGCTTGCACGCAAAATTAATGAAACACCGGGCATGAAAGCGGTGATGACTCGCAGTGGCGATTACTTTGTTAATTTAAATCAGCGCTCAGAACTTGCGCGAAATAGCCGTGCAGACTTATTACTATCTATTCATGCAGATGCATTCACTTCACCTCAACCTAAGGGCGCCTCTGTGTGGGTTCTGTCTAAGCGACGAGCCAATACTGAAATCGGTCGGGTATTTGAGGATAAAGAAAAACATTCAGAATTATTAGGCGGTGTAGGCGATATTATTCAAAACACTGACAGTGAGCAGTATTTGGTTATGACCTTGATTGATATGTCCATGGATCATTCTATGGCTGAAAGTCACAGTATTGCGACCGATATTCTTGCTGGGTTAGGTAAGGTCACAAAGCTGCATAAAAATAAGCCTGAGTCGGCCAGTTTCGCAGTATTAAAGTCGACAGATATTCCTTCAATTTTGATTGAAACAGGCTTTATTTCAAACCCTAAAGAAGAGCGTTTATTGCTTGATGGAAACCATCAACAAAAATTAGCCAACGCTATTCACAAAGGTGTGGTTAACTATTTTGAGGCTAATCCCCCTTCAGGCACCATGTTTGCTAAGCAAAGCAATGTTAAACATACCGTCAGAAGTGGCGAGTCACTTTCAGTGATTGCCCAGCGTTATAAAGTCAGTGTGGCGAGTATCAAAAAAAGTAATAACTTAAAGTCCGATGTATTAAGAATTGGCCAAAAGCTGGTTATTCCGAGGGCGTAA
- the orn gene encoding oligoribonuclease: MAVNSSNLIWVDLEMTGLEPSVDRIIEIATIVTDQELNIIAQGPVMAVHQSDDVLNGMDDWNQKHHGESGLIERVKNSQYSEEDVIKATIEFLEQYVPKGASPMCGNSIGQDRRFLNKYMPELEDFFHYRNIDVSTIKELTNRWKPEVMKGFSKKNTHQALEDIKESIAELQFYRQEVFKI; the protein is encoded by the coding sequence ATGGCTGTAAACTCGAGTAATCTGATTTGGGTTGATTTAGAAATGACGGGTTTAGAGCCCAGTGTCGATCGAATTATTGAAATTGCGACGATAGTGACAGATCAAGAATTGAATATAATTGCCCAAGGCCCAGTGATGGCAGTTCATCAATCTGATGACGTGCTTAATGGCATGGATGATTGGAATCAAAAGCATCATGGTGAATCCGGATTGATTGAACGTGTTAAAAACAGTCAATATTCTGAAGAAGATGTAATTAAAGCCACGATTGAGTTTTTAGAGCAATATGTTCCGAAAGGCGCGTCGCCTATGTGTGGTAACAGCATTGGTCAAGATCGCCGTTTCTTAAATAAATACATGCCTGAATTAGAGGATTTCTTCCATTATCGCAATATCGATGTGAGCACAATTAAAGAGCTGACTAATCGTTGGAAGCCTGAAGTAATGAAAGGCTTTAGTAAGAAGAATACCCATCAAGCATTGGAAGATATCAAGGAATCCATTGCTGAATTGCAGTTTTATCGCCAAGAAGTATTTAAAATTTAA